From the Terriglobia bacterium genome, the window AGCATTTACTTCCCAACCGCCCAGCCGACGGTCAAGAACCCCAACGGCGGACTGCTGACCAGCCAGGAACGCACCCTGGTCCAGTTGGCCAGCGACTTCAAGAAGTATCTGGTTTACAAGCCAGATGCTCGCTTGTCGCTGCAAGGCCATGCTGATCCTCGCGGCGGGACTGAATACAACCAAGGTCTCTCAGAGCGCCGAGTGGCCCGCACCAAGGCATTCCTGGTAGAGCAGGGAGTGTCGGCGGACCGCATTGACACTCAGGGATTGGGAGAAGAAGAGCCTATGGGCGACGCTCAGGTGAAAGAGGCCGTGGAGCAAGAGACGGGCCTCACACCGGCGCAGAAGAAACAGCTGACCCGGAACGCCCATGTGTTGGCGTTGGCTGGCGCCCGTCGTGTGGACGTCACGCTGCCCAACACCGGTCAGACTTCAACGCGCAAATATCCGTTCAATGCGGAAGACGCGCTGAACCTGATCAATCCTAAAGGCCCTGCTGGCGGAACTGCGAAGAAGCCCGCAGCCAAACCCGGCACAACCAAACCGGCGCCGAAACCCGCCGCTAAACCACCAGCGACGAAAAAGAAGTAAGTCTTAACAGCAGTCAGACTGATTGATGCGGCAGGTCCTCCTACGGGCCTGCCGCAAGTCTTTTGCGGCAACTGGTGCAGGAATAAGGATCAGTTCGGGCGGCGCAGCAATTTGATGTTCTTGACCAGCGCGTCGCACACCGCCAGGCATTGCCTGCGGGTCTCGCGATTGGCGCGGCTGTGAGGCGTAGCTGCGAGCAGCGCGGCTGCGCCATGCGCGGCAAAGAACAGCGCGTAATAGACCCTCTGGTATTGCTTCGGCTTGCCGCCATACTGAGCGGCCAACCGGTCCAGCAGCCATGTCTTGATGGACCGGGGACGTCCCGGCCCAAGAATCTCCGTCCAAACCGGCCCGAAGAGCAACCGGTATTCCCAGGGATGGCGCTCGGCGAAGTCGAGATAGCGGCGGTAGACATGTTTAGTGCGCGTGGCGCTGGTGACTCGCAAAGTGATCTGCTTGTAGACCCTCTCGGCCACGGCAAAACGCAAGGCTTCTTTGTTGCGGAACCGCTTGTAAACCGTGGTGGTGGTGGTGGCCGCCTCGCGCGCGACCGCGCGCAGAGTCAAAGCCTTTTCCCCGTGGGAGCGCCATAGCCGCTGGGCCGCCCGCAGGATGCGGTCTTCCAGTTTCCGGTCAGCAGTACGAGGCATAAGAGTGCTGGTGAGTAGCTTGCACAATGTAACACTAACAATGTAGTATTAATAGTAATTAGTGACGGAGGTACGGCGACGTTTGCGCGCCGGACCTGGGCCATGTAAGCCGTCTCCGGCAGTACCGTTCCCCCTCTTCCGGGTTCCCGTCCTGCTGACAATTTGATTCCGAAGGCAACCGCATCGGAGTTCCCCCGTGGGCGCAGCCACGCGCGCGCGAATGTGTGTTGTGCTGTGCACAACCAACGAGAATCATTTTCTGCGAGGTCTGACGAGATGGTACGTGTGGAATTTTCGGCGGTCATCAAAGCTGACCGCGAATTGACCTGGAAACTGTTTACCAACATCTATCTGTGGCGCCGCGTCGCCGACGTGTATGGCGATATCGAGTGGCGTTCCGGCAGGCCCTGGGAAGTGGGCAGCCGCCTCAAAATTGAAATCCTCGAGCCGGTCAAGACCACAGTGGACCACGTGATCACCATCTGCACCCCTCCTGCAACCGTGGCTTGGATTGACCATGCCATGGGCAACACCATGGAACAGTGGGTGCAGTTTGAATCCATGCCAAACGGCGGAACGCAGGTCCACACCTGGGCTGAGCTGGCGGGGTCCACTTTGTTCGTTGACGGGCGTCCCGTGCGTCAGGTCCTCAAAGCGTTCATTGAACGCTGGTATGCCAAGTTTTGCGACGAATGCGACCTGGCGGCGCAGCAAGAGCTGCAGTTTACGTAAGCTCAGCCGAGGGATCCAAAAAAAATGCTCCCGGGGATTTGCCCGGGAGCGAAGCGCTTGCCTTGGTTTTCTCCTTACCTGGGTCGCTCCTACTTGTTTGCGGCCGTGCCTGCGGCTGCGTCCTTCGCGTTGACTGCAGCGGACTGCCTTTCCATATAGCTGATCAAGAGGTCGGTGGTCTCGGCATCGAAATGCAGATTGGGCATTCGTACGCCGCCGTACTTCTTGAGCAGAGCGGCAGCTAGCGGATCGCCCTGGTCCAGCAGCGTCTCCGGGGTTTGGACAATGAGCTTGAGCCATTTCGGGTCGCGGATTTTGGTCAGGCCGCGCAAATCCGGGCCGATGGATTCGCCCCCTCCAATGGTGTGGCAAGCCGCGCATTGGGTGAAGAACACATACTTGCCCTGGTCGTCGAATTTGATTGCGGGTGCCTCGGCATAGGTCTTGCCGGAAGTCATTCGGTTTTCTTGTTTGCTTTGCCAGCTGTTCATCCAGTCGCCAATCATGATGGCCAGAAAGCGCGGGTTATCCAGGGCGTTGTTGCGCAGCCACTGCCCAGTGGCCTCATTCCCCAGTAGCAGGTGAGGCGAGTGGCCGTCGCGGTCGCCCGGTTGCGGGTCTTGAAATCCAAGCTTCTTGTTGATTGCGTCAATGTCTTCCTTCTTGCCGGTCAGGAACAGCCAGCCGGGGCCGGCGTGATACTTCTCCGCATAGTCCTTCATTACTTCCGGAGTGTCCCGCTTAGGATCAATGCTGATGGAATAAAAAAAGATGTCTTGGCCCACGCGGTCGCCCAGCATTTTCTGCACCTGGGCCAGGCGTGCGGTCTCCAGCGGACAGATGTCAACGCAGTGCGTATAGAACTGTTCAATGACCACGATCTTGCCCTTGAGCAGATCGTCATAAAAATGATGGACGTTGCCGTTCTGGTCGGTCAGCTCAACGTTGGGAAAATAATTGGCTCCCCAGTGCGATTGAGCGGCTGCCGGGGCGGGTCCAACAGACATTAAGATCGCAGCCGCAAGAATCACGGCGGCCACGCCGGCAAGGCTTGCCCAATTTTTCGGTCGCATAATTACAGCTCCTTTCACGGTTCATTCGTACTTGAAAACGGACCCGGCGGGCCGTCCCGCCTGGCCCATCCACGCTTTGCGGGGCGTGAGTGGACCAGGACGCGGGGCGGCCAGCCGGACTGCTTAACGCCTCTAACGGCTCAGGCCGTCGGGAGGATTTCACTCGGTGGAATGAACGTGACGCCCTGCGGTGTCGGGACTGGAGTCGGGAGCGGCGACAGGAACGGAGCTCCCAGGCCCTTGGTCTCCCAGCGAACCAACATGGCGTTGTCCTCATGGACGGTGTTGTGGCAGTGCTCCATGAACAT encodes:
- a CDS encoding SCO family protein; protein product: MRPKNWASLAGVAAVILAAAILMSVGPAPAAAQSHWGANYFPNVELTDQNGNVHHFYDDLLKGKIVVIEQFYTHCVDICPLETARLAQVQKMLGDRVGQDIFFYSISIDPKRDTPEVMKDYAEKYHAGPGWLFLTGKKEDIDAINKKLGFQDPQPGDRDGHSPHLLLGNEATGQWLRNNALDNPRFLAIMIGDWMNSWQSKQENRMTSGKTYAEAPAIKFDDQGKYVFFTQCAACHTIGGGESIGPDLRGLTKIRDPKWLKLIVQTPETLLDQGDPLAAALLKKYGGVRMPNLHFDAETTDLLISYMERQSAAVNAKDAAAGTAANK
- a CDS encoding TetR/AcrR family transcriptional regulator, encoding MPRTADRKLEDRILRAAQRLWRSHGEKALTLRAVAREAATTTTTVYKRFRNKEALRFAVAERVYKQITLRVTSATRTKHVYRRYLDFAERHPWEYRLLFGPVWTEILGPGRPRSIKTWLLDRLAAQYGGKPKQYQRVYYALFFAAHGAAALLAATPHSRANRETRRQCLAVCDALVKNIKLLRRPN